GAAGTACGAATCAATCACTAAACCGGTCTTATCGTGAATGGCGTCGGTATAACCGTCCGCCTTCAACTGATCGGCAATCGCGCTGGTCTGCTTGGATTGCCACACCACCGCATGATAAATGGGTTCGCCGGTCTTCTTATCCCAGACCACCGTAGTTTCCCGTTGGTTTGTGATCCCAATTCCGCGAACCTTATAGGGTTGAATCTCAGAGTCAATCAGCGCGTCAGAAATCACGGACTGCACTGCGTTCCAAATTTCATTGGCGTCGTGTTCGACCCAGCCAGGTTGCGGAAAGTACTGATGAAACTCCCGTTGGGCCTGCCCCGCAATCTGACCGTTTCGATCAAATAAAATCGCGCGGGTACTGGTCGTCCCTTCGTCAATTGCCATCATGTATTGTTGATCATCCATCGTCAGAATCTCCATTCATACGTTCATTAACTACGGGCACAAGGCACCGTGCTGTCACAATTATGTCTAGTATACCGAAAAGCGACGGTTACGCCAACAAAAACCCTTAATAAAACCGTTACCATCGTGATAACCACGGTGTTGGTGCCGGTTTATAAATTTTTCTTGCGCGGCGGTTTTGCGCCCCTAAGTGGCCCAAACAAAAGATCGGTCATCTCGCGCGCGGGTAACCCCACTGGAAATGACCGACCTCTTCGTGACTAACCTTACTTTTCGTCGCTCTTTAACACGCCGGCAACGCCGTAACGGTTCGGCTGCATTTCGCGTAAAATAACGTGAACGTGTTCGGCCGGAGCACCGGTGTTCTTGGTCACCGCCGCCGTGACATCGGCGACTAACGCCTTCAATTGGGCTTGTGAACGGCCCGCAATCAAATCAATGTTGACGATTGGCATATTTCTCGTTCCCTTCTTCACTGAGGATAGTCCCCATTATACCGATTAGCCTGGTCCAAGGCAATTTTAATCCCGCCGCTGATCGCCCTGGCGAATCCGCAATTGTTCGGTTTCGTTGTAGAATTTACCTTCGATATCCACGGTACTGACCAGGTTGACGAACGCATTGGGGGCGGTCTCCTTAACCGCGTGCTCCAGGTCATACAGCTCGTAACGGGAGATAACCACCATCAGAACGGCACTAACCTGGTGACGATAGGCCCCGACCGACGGCATGATCGTGATCCCGCGAATCAACGTTTGGTGTAATTCGTGAATCACCTGATCCCGTTGGGTGGTCACGATAAAGGCCGTCAGTTTCTGGTGCCGGGTGTGAATGCTATCGACCACCCGCGACATCGCGTAGATGGAAATGATGGTGTATAGCGCACTCTCCCAGCCAAACAAGGCCCCGGCTAGCAACACGATACATAGGTTAATCAGCATCATCAGGGTCCCAATCGTTCGTCCCGTCGTCTTTTCCAAAACCACGGCGACGATATCCATCCCCCCGGTTGAAAAGCCGTACTTCAGCGAGTAGGCCACACCCACGCCAGTTAGAATGCCCCCAAAAAGCGCCGCGAGCAACGCATTATGCGCAATCGAGGCCACCGGCAGTAGAATCGATAACACGGCGGTCAAGCCCGCGACAATGATCGAATAGACCGTAAAGCCCCGGCCA
Above is a window of Levilactobacillus zymae DNA encoding:
- a CDS encoding YitT family protein; translated protein: MRMALELKQRGRQLAVAIGASVINAVALNDFLTPGKIFSAGINGIAQIAALVSETMGVQIGTGWFIILFNIPIGLLGWFKVGRGFTVYSIIVAGLTAVLSILLPVASIAHNALLAALFGGILTGVGVAYSLKYGFSTGGMDIVAVVLEKTTGRTIGTLMMLINLCIVLLAGALFGWESALYTIISIYAMSRVVDSIHTRHQKLTAFIVTTQRDQVIHELHQTLIRGITIMPSVGAYRHQVSAVLMVVISRYELYDLEHAVKETAPNAFVNLVSTVDIEGKFYNETEQLRIRQGDQRRD
- a CDS encoding 2-hydroxymuconate tautomerase; the protein is MPIVNIDLIAGRSQAQLKALVADVTAAVTKNTGAPAEHVHVILREMQPNRYGVAGVLKSDEK